The Campylobacter armoricus sequence GTTTGCTCAAAAATATGATTTGGATTATATGAGCCTTTTTAGAGTTGTTAATGGCTATTATTCTGAAAAATATACAGCTAAAGCAAATACCAAAGCTGTTTATAAGAAACTTTTAGAACTCAATATTATTCATGAGCTTCCTGATATTTTGAAATAAGTAATGATGATAAGTTAATTTTAAGTCAATCATACAATTGATTTACATTTAGCTTACTTTAAAAAAGGAGATTGGTATGAAAATTAGTGTTTTAGGTATAGGTGGTACTATTTGTATGTTAAAAGATGAACTAGGAGGGGTAAGTCCTAAATTAAGTGCAAAAGCATTAGTAGATAGCATTGGTTTAAAAGAAAATATAAACATAGAAGCAAAAAATGTATTGGCAGTACCAAGCCCATCTTTAAAATTTGAAGATATTTTAGAAATCATAAAAGTAGCAAAAAATGAAATTAGAAATAATTCTAATGGTATAGTTATTACGCAAGGCACTGATACACTAGAAGAAAGTGCATTTTTATTAAGCTTGTTGTGGGATGAGGAAATTCCTATGATTGTCACTGGAGCTATGAAAAATCCGAGTGAGATTGGAAGTGATGGAGCTAGCAATTTATATCAGTCAATTCTTGTTGCAAGTGATAAATTATCTCAAAAAAGAGGTGTTTTGGTTGTTTTTAATCATGTGATATATCAACCAAGATTTTTACACAAAAGTAATTCTTTTTCTCTTGAGACTTTTAAATCTATTAATGGAGGTAATATTGGCTATATATATGAAAAACAAGTAAAATATATCAGCCCTGTCTATAAAAATAAAATTTACCATATTCCAAATAAAATAAATAAAAAAGTTGCAATTATACCTGCTTGTTTATCTGGAGACGATTATTTTTTAGATAATTTATCCGCTTTTGATGGTCTAATAATAAATGGTTTTGGAGCAGGACATGTTTCTTTTGATTTTATTGAAAAAATAAAGTCGTTAAGTTTAAATATACCTTGTGTTGTTGCATCTAGAACAGGAAGTGGACCGACTGCTTATAATACATATTCGTATAGAGGTAGTGAAATTGATTTGCAAAAAAATGGTTTTATTATGGGAGGGTTTTTTGATTGTTTGAAAGCTAGGATATTTTTAACTTTATTGCTAATGAATAATTTTAATAAAGAAGAAATTTTAAAAGAATTTAATTCTTATTATATGCATTTTTAATTAGGAAGTAATATGAGTTATTTATTTATTTCACAAATATTTATGTGTGTTACTCTTTTTTTAATGGTGATTGGAAAAACTCCATTGTATTTAACTGCTGTTATTGGAACAACAATAAGCGTTTTAATTGCTATGTTAGACTCTAACGATATTCTTATAAACTCTCTTTTGCTTTCTGGCTTAAATCCTGTTATTTTGGATATGACAGGTATTTTGATGTTTATAGGGATAATGCAATCAAGCGGGTTCATGGATGATATCATAAAAATTATTATAAAATTTGGCAGAAGAATTGGTGGTGGGGAA is a genomic window containing:
- a CDS encoding asparaginase, with protein sequence MKISVLGIGGTICMLKDELGGVSPKLSAKALVDSIGLKENINIEAKNVLAVPSPSLKFEDILEIIKVAKNEIRNNSNGIVITQGTDTLEESAFLLSLLWDEEIPMIVTGAMKNPSEIGSDGASNLYQSILVASDKLSQKRGVLVVFNHVIYQPRFLHKSNSFSLETFKSINGGNIGYIYEKQVKYISPVYKNKIYHIPNKINKKVAIIPACLSGDDYFLDNLSAFDGLIINGFGAGHVSFDFIEKIKSLSLNIPCVVASRTGSGPTAYNTYSYRGSEIDLQKNGFIMGGFFDCLKARIFLTLLLMNNFNKEEILKEFNSYYMHF